A single genomic interval of Alistipes provencensis harbors:
- a CDS encoding metallophosphoesterase, with protein MLFLMTFFLSLIAIAADFIHFRRSRRRHVPRRKALIAWAAATDALPIISSVISALNPDNGTGLMYLYMWLFWGWIVTVLPRLAFYVFNFVHLRRTGYVVAAGLTIFFLWGTTWGRTSIRVNEVEIVSDRIPEAFDGYRFVQITDTHVGTIVRPGRELTRLAECINALRPDAVFFTGDLVNIRAGELDERMLTLLRQIEGPVWSVTGNHDIGTYIKDSVSFPAAAEAREVVARQRSIGWRVLEDTTVYLRRGADSISLTGISFDPALRDRRHDRDLPAPGIAKAFAGVPDSLYNITLVHLPQLWEQITAMGYGDLTLAGHVHSMQFKIRPWGRGWSPASWIYEHWSGRYDAGRHTLYVNDGTGYVAYPMRLGAWPEVTLFTLKRCE; from the coding sequence ATGCTTTTTCTGATGACGTTTTTTCTCTCCCTGATAGCCATTGCAGCGGATTTCATCCATTTCCGGCGCAGCAGGCGGCGGCATGTTCCGCGGCGCAAAGCCCTGATAGCGTGGGCCGCCGCAACCGACGCACTGCCGATCATCTCGTCGGTCATCAGCGCGCTCAACCCCGACAACGGCACGGGGTTGATGTACCTCTATATGTGGCTGTTCTGGGGGTGGATCGTCACCGTGCTGCCGCGACTGGCGTTCTATGTCTTCAACTTCGTGCACCTGCGCCGCACGGGGTATGTCGTTGCAGCCGGGCTCACGATTTTCTTCCTCTGGGGCACGACGTGGGGCCGCACGTCGATCCGTGTGAACGAGGTGGAGATCGTCTCCGACCGCATTCCGGAGGCTTTCGACGGCTACCGCTTCGTGCAGATCACCGATACTCATGTGGGCACGATCGTCCGCCCGGGGCGCGAACTCACACGCCTTGCCGAGTGCATCAACGCCCTGCGGCCCGATGCCGTGTTCTTCACGGGCGATCTGGTGAACATCCGCGCCGGGGAGCTCGACGAACGCATGCTGACGCTCCTGCGGCAGATCGAAGGCCCCGTGTGGTCCGTGACGGGCAACCACGACATCGGTACCTATATTAAAGATTCGGTGAGCTTCCCGGCCGCCGCCGAAGCCCGCGAGGTGGTCGCCCGCCAGCGGTCGATCGGATGGCGCGTGCTGGAAGACACGACCGTCTACCTGCGGCGCGGCGCAGACAGCATCTCGCTCACGGGAATCTCGTTCGACCCTGCGCTGCGAGACCGCCGCCACGACCGCGACCTCCCGGCTCCGGGCATCGCCAAAGCCTTCGCCGGGGTTCCCGACTCGCTCTACAACATCACGCTGGTCCACCTGCCGCAGCTCTGGGAGCAGATCACCGCGATGGGGTACGGCGACCTGACGCTGGCCGGACACGTTCATTCGATGCAGTTCAAAATCCGCCCGTGGGGGCGCGGCTGGTCGCCCGCATCGTGGATTTACGAACATTGGAGCGGCCGCTACGACGCGGGCCGCCACACACTTTATGTCAACGACGGC
- a CDS encoding DcaP family trimeric outer membrane transporter — protein MKTFRLLIVALLLAGTASAQRFERRAMRGDYSPTVYLISVRETDTLYNYNPAAARQAAALNRMAMDNATQDYIDTHRPGFQQTEKPQFVFASKNNRFSFSLGGFVSLRAGYDFDGIVDNIDFVPYDIPVHGNYNTKQKLMMDASTSRIFMKAITNTRALGRVVIYMDADFRGGAEGSYTPRVRSAYVSFLGFTLGRDVTTFCDLSAAPTTIDFQGPNAYNFNFATLIRYEYAFADNHFKFGIAAEMPEVSATYGDNFKPMHQRVPDVPMYFQYAWGANRDSHIRASGVLRNPYMFKVSKDSDTSLLGWGVQLSGTIKVCTPVRLFMNGVYGEGITPYIQDLTGSGLDFTPNPEDPSLVRTMPMWGWQAAAQINLTRRLFVSGGYSTVRVQRSHGYYTDDQYKQGQYIFGNIFYSLTPRCKVAGEYLYGSRKDMNNDKGHANRVNVMLQYNF, from the coding sequence ATGAAAACTTTTCGACTATTGATTGTGGCCCTGCTGCTTGCGGGCACGGCGTCGGCTCAGCGTTTCGAACGCAGGGCCATGCGCGGCGACTATTCGCCGACGGTCTATCTGATCTCTGTGCGCGAGACGGACACCCTCTACAACTACAATCCCGCCGCTGCGCGGCAGGCCGCGGCGCTCAACCGGATGGCCATGGACAACGCCACGCAGGACTATATCGACACCCACCGCCCCGGCTTCCAGCAGACGGAGAAACCCCAGTTCGTCTTCGCCTCGAAGAACAACCGTTTCTCGTTCTCGCTGGGCGGCTTCGTCAGCCTCCGCGCGGGATACGATTTCGACGGCATCGTCGACAATATCGACTTCGTGCCCTACGATATCCCGGTCCACGGCAATTACAACACCAAGCAAAAGCTGATGATGGACGCTTCGACCTCGCGGATCTTCATGAAGGCCATCACCAACACCCGGGCGCTGGGCCGCGTGGTGATCTATATGGACGCCGACTTCCGCGGAGGCGCCGAGGGCAGCTATACGCCCCGCGTGCGCTCGGCCTACGTCTCGTTTCTGGGTTTCACGCTGGGACGCGACGTGACGACCTTCTGCGACCTCTCGGCAGCCCCCACGACCATCGACTTTCAGGGTCCCAACGCCTATAATTTCAATTTCGCGACGCTGATCCGCTACGAATACGCCTTTGCGGACAACCACTTCAAATTCGGCATCGCGGCCGAAATGCCCGAGGTGAGCGCCACTTACGGCGACAACTTCAAGCCCATGCACCAGCGTGTTCCCGACGTCCCGATGTACTTCCAGTATGCGTGGGGCGCCAACCGCGACAGCCACATCCGCGCCTCGGGCGTGCTGCGCAATCCCTATATGTTCAAGGTGTCGAAGGACTCCGACACCTCGCTGCTGGGCTGGGGCGTACAGTTGAGCGGTACGATCAAGGTCTGCACCCCCGTGCGTCTCTTCATGAACGGCGTCTACGGCGAAGGCATCACGCCTTATATTCAGGACCTCACGGGTTCGGGACTCGACTTCACGCCCAATCCCGAAGACCCCTCGCTCGTGCGCACGATGCCGATGTGGGGATGGCAGGCCGCCGCGCAGATCAACCTGACCCGCCGTCTGTTCGTCTCGGGAGGCTACTCCACGGTCCGCGTGCAGCGCAGCCACGGCTACTACACCGACGACCAGTACAAGCAGGGCCAGTACATCTTCGGCAACATCTTCTACTCGCTCACCCCGCGCTGCAAGGTGGCCGGCGAATACCTCTACGGTTCGCGCAAGGACATGAACAACGACAAGGGGCACGCCAACCGCGTGAACGTGATGTTGCAGTATAACTTTTAA
- a CDS encoding mechanosensitive ion channel family protein yields MEDLNTLVAQWLAEAGWNESYITLTTKAIIILGILLVAFAVTVVFRRLIVPALQKISARTKATWDDYLFSDRVMHCTARLIPPIIWYALLRAAFYDMPLLLDVLHKGCIIYLIVVFLQLVAAFLDTLYDISSRHETLRNRPLKGVYQMIKLLAVCVGVILIVSILIGRDATTILAGLGASAAIIMLIFRDSILGLVAGVQLSANDMLRPGDWITMTKYGADGYVTEVTLTTVKVQNFDKTITTIPPYALVSDSFQNWRGMWESGGRRIKRSLLIDASTVRALTGEELAALSKKQMVEAGDAAEPVVNLYALREYAARYIKHHPEIHPDLMQMVRALQPTPEGIPIEVYCFTRDTNWVAYEAVQGAVFDHLLAVLPEFGLRCYQRSSDRDADIETDSKQ; encoded by the coding sequence ATGGAAGACCTGAACACCCTCGTGGCCCAATGGCTGGCTGAAGCCGGATGGAACGAGTCGTATATCACGCTGACCACCAAAGCGATCATCATTCTGGGCATTCTTCTCGTGGCCTTCGCGGTGACGGTCGTGTTCCGGCGGCTGATCGTCCCGGCCCTGCAGAAGATCAGCGCCCGGACCAAAGCCACATGGGACGACTATCTTTTCAGCGACCGCGTGATGCACTGCACCGCACGGCTGATCCCGCCCATCATCTGGTACGCCCTGCTCCGGGCGGCATTCTACGATATGCCCCTGCTGCTCGACGTGCTCCACAAAGGGTGCATTATCTACCTGATCGTCGTCTTCCTGCAACTCGTCGCGGCTTTTTTGGATACGCTCTACGACATTTCGAGCCGCCACGAAACGCTGCGCAACCGCCCGCTGAAGGGTGTCTACCAGATGATTAAACTGCTGGCCGTGTGTGTCGGCGTAATCCTCATCGTCAGCATCCTCATCGGCCGCGACGCCACGACCATTCTGGCCGGACTGGGCGCCTCGGCGGCCATCATCATGCTGATCTTCCGCGACAGCATCCTCGGACTGGTCGCGGGCGTGCAGCTCTCGGCCAACGACATGCTGCGTCCCGGCGACTGGATCACGATGACCAAATACGGCGCCGACGGCTATGTGACCGAGGTGACGCTCACGACGGTCAAAGTCCAGAATTTCGACAAGACCATCACCACCATCCCGCCCTATGCGCTGGTCAGCGACTCGTTCCAGAACTGGCGGGGCATGTGGGAGAGCGGCGGACGGCGCATCAAGCGCTCGCTGCTGATCGACGCCAGCACGGTGCGCGCCCTGACCGGGGAGGAGCTGGCGGCACTGAGCAAAAAGCAAATGGTCGAGGCCGGCGACGCGGCGGAACCCGTCGTCAACCTCTACGCTCTGCGGGAATACGCGGCGCGTTACATCAAGCACCACCCGGAGATCCATCCCGACCTGATGCAGATGGTCCGGGCGCTGCAACCCACCCCGGAGGGTATTCCCATCGAGGTCTACTGCTTCACGCGCGACACCAACTGGGTGGCTTACGAGGCCGTTCAGGGGGCTGTTTTCGACCACCTGCTGGCCGTTCTTCCCGAGTTCGGACTGCGGTGTTACCAGCGCTCCTCCGACCGCGACGCGGACATTGAAACCGATTCGAAACAATAA
- a CDS encoding DUF4491 family protein gives MELLAQYNLTGIVIGVATFLIIGIFHPMVTKGEYYFGVKIWWLFMVMGIAAVIGSIAVRHILWSTLLAVWGASSLWSIGELFEQRERVAKGWFPENPNRRKK, from the coding sequence ATGGAACTTTTAGCGCAATACAACCTGACAGGCATCGTCATCGGCGTTGCCACGTTCCTGATTATCGGCATCTTCCATCCGATGGTCACCAAGGGCGAATATTATTTCGGCGTGAAAATCTGGTGGCTGTTCATGGTGATGGGCATCGCCGCCGTCATCGGCTCGATCGCCGTGCGGCATATCCTCTGGTCGACGCTGCTGGCCGTGTGGGGCGCGTCGTCGCTCTGGTCTATCGGCGAGCTGTTCGAACAGCGCGAGCGCGTGGCCAAGGGATGGTTTCCCGAAAACCCCAACCGCAGGAAAAAGTAA
- a CDS encoding CapA family protein, with product MRIRRTYLLAAVFFAAVCCTPAGGPARRTPSQPAGWTGPGQVPPPQRMNLWFGGDVMQHMPQVEAARRGGRFDYQPVFAALAPRMRAADLAVVNLETTLTRRGHYTGYPLFRSPTALADALRDAGVDVAVLANNHCCDGGAEGIRTTIAELDRCGIRHTGVFADSADYRKNNPLYLKYCGMRLAIVNYTYGTNGMPVPAGTIVNLIDTVRMASDVAEARAAGVDFIVACLHWGNEYERRENARQRTLAAFLRRHGVGVVVGSHPHVVQPWQADSSHVVLYSLGNLVSNQRRRYTDGGLVAAVGAVRHPDGRMSYSLEATPVWVALPGYRILPPEAADTMELPAAYGVFRTDVGTLTENGL from the coding sequence ATGCGAATCCGCCGGACATATCTTCTGGCCGCCGTGTTCTTCGCCGCAGTCTGCTGTACGCCCGCGGGAGGACCTGCACGGCGCACGCCGTCACAGCCTGCGGGCTGGACGGGCCCCGGACAGGTTCCGCCGCCCCAGCGGATGAACCTGTGGTTCGGCGGCGACGTGATGCAGCATATGCCGCAGGTCGAGGCGGCGCGGCGCGGCGGACGGTTCGACTACCAGCCCGTCTTTGCGGCCCTCGCGCCCCGGATGCGGGCGGCCGACCTCGCGGTCGTGAACCTCGAAACCACCCTCACCCGCCGGGGACACTACACGGGTTACCCGCTGTTCCGCTCGCCGACGGCGCTGGCCGATGCCCTGCGCGACGCGGGTGTGGATGTCGCCGTGCTGGCCAACAACCACTGCTGCGACGGCGGTGCCGAAGGCATCCGCACGACGATCGCCGAACTGGACCGCTGCGGAATACGTCATACGGGTGTGTTTGCCGACAGTGCTGATTACAGGAAAAATAACCCGCTCTACTTAAAGTATTGCGGCATGCGGCTGGCCATCGTCAACTATACCTACGGCACCAACGGCATGCCCGTCCCTGCGGGTACGATCGTCAACCTGATCGACACCGTGCGCATGGCCTCCGATGTGGCCGAAGCCCGGGCCGCCGGGGTCGATTTCATCGTCGCCTGCCTCCATTGGGGCAACGAGTACGAACGGCGGGAGAATGCCCGACAGCGGACTTTGGCCGCATTTTTGCGTCGCCACGGGGTCGGCGTGGTGGTCGGAAGCCATCCGCATGTCGTGCAGCCGTGGCAGGCCGATTCGTCGCATGTGGTGCTCTATTCGCTGGGCAACCTGGTCTCGAACCAGCGGCGGCGCTACACCGACGGCGGACTGGTGGCTGCGGTCGGGGCTGTCCGCCATCCCGACGGACGCATGAGCTACTCGCTCGAAGCCACCCCCGTGTGGGTCGCGCTGCCCGGCTACCGCATCCTGCCGCCCGAGGCCGCCGACACGATGGAGCTGCCCGCGGCCTACGGCGTGTTCCGCACCGACGTCGGGACGCTGACTGAAAACGGTCTATAA
- the rbr gene encoding rubrerythrin, with protein MEKSIKGTRTEQNLLKAFAGESQARSRYVFFASKAKKEGYEQIAGVFAETAEQEKEHAERFFKFLEGGDVEITASYPTGPIGTTAENLLAAAKGENEEWDVLYREFAKVAEEEGFMEIATAFKMISTVEAEHERRYLKLLSRLTDGNFFKRDGKIWWQCRNCGFIIEAEEAPKLCPACKHPQAYFEPKKENY; from the coding sequence ATGGAAAAGAGCATCAAAGGTACACGCACCGAGCAGAATCTGCTGAAAGCCTTCGCAGGCGAGAGTCAGGCTCGCAGCCGTTATGTATTTTTCGCCAGCAAAGCCAAAAAAGAGGGTTACGAACAGATCGCAGGTGTCTTTGCCGAGACTGCCGAGCAGGAGAAGGAGCACGCCGAGCGTTTCTTTAAGTTCCTCGAGGGCGGCGACGTGGAGATCACGGCCAGCTACCCCACCGGCCCCATCGGCACCACGGCCGAGAACCTGCTGGCGGCTGCCAAGGGCGAGAACGAAGAGTGGGATGTCCTCTACCGCGAATTTGCCAAAGTAGCCGAGGAAGAGGGCTTCATGGAGATCGCCACTGCATTTAAGATGATTTCCACGGTCGAGGCCGAGCACGAGCGCCGCTACCTGAAGCTGCTGAGCCGCCTGACGGACGGTAATTTCTTCAAGCGCGACGGCAAGATCTGGTGGCAGTGCCGCAACTGCGGTTTCATCATCGAGGCCGAGGAAGCTCCGAAGCTCTGCCCTGCATGCAAGCACCCGCAGGCATACTTCGAACCCAAGAAGGAGAACTATTAA
- a CDS encoding glycosyltransferase, whose product MARLIAGLIREMSIDVMVIPVHPLKYLEIIRRESGNRCKFVFHHHSSPLWEVENRISVKLHAAKTSGSWLKTLECYLFSIPKERLFKAYTRRFSRIYRRTYAAVDRYLVLCEEYRGQIERIVKVSPADSKVRALTNPHINRSTPDLHKHREVLYVGRLSYADKRVDRLLRIWSQVEADFPDWELKVVGDGRERRNLEKMADDLGLCRVRFCGHSTRVEEHYATAAILCLTSSFEGWGLVLVEAQAAGVVPIAFGCSGGVRRIVGSDRSTGILVAPFDERAYAEELAALMRDEELRRAMQPAMIAKVSEYSLENTGRMWDRMFDELTGE is encoded by the coding sequence ATGGCCCGTCTGATCGCCGGCCTTATCCGGGAGATGTCGATCGACGTCATGGTGATCCCTGTCCATCCGCTGAAATATCTGGAAATCATCCGCCGGGAGAGCGGCAACCGTTGCAAATTCGTCTTCCACCACCACAGCAGCCCGTTGTGGGAGGTAGAAAACCGCATCTCGGTCAAACTCCACGCCGCCAAGACGAGCGGTTCATGGCTGAAGACTCTGGAATGCTATCTGTTCAGCATCCCCAAGGAGCGGTTGTTCAAAGCCTACACACGGCGATTCTCACGCATATACCGTCGGACTTATGCCGCTGTGGACCGCTATCTCGTGCTGTGCGAAGAGTACCGCGGGCAGATCGAACGGATTGTGAAGGTCTCTCCGGCCGATTCGAAAGTTCGGGCGCTGACCAACCCGCATATCAACCGGAGCACTCCCGACCTACACAAACACAGGGAGGTGCTGTATGTCGGGCGCCTGAGCTATGCCGACAAGCGTGTCGACCGTCTGCTGCGCATCTGGAGTCAGGTCGAGGCGGATTTTCCGGATTGGGAGCTGAAAGTGGTCGGCGACGGACGTGAGCGCCGGAATCTTGAAAAGATGGCTGACGATCTGGGATTGTGCCGGGTGCGTTTCTGCGGCCATTCGACCCGTGTCGAGGAACATTACGCTACGGCGGCCATCCTGTGCCTGACCTCATCGTTCGAGGGATGGGGCCTCGTGCTGGTCGAAGCGCAGGCCGCAGGCGTGGTTCCGATTGCGTTCGGGTGTTCCGGCGGCGTCCGCCGGATCGTGGGCAGCGACCGAAGCACCGGTATTCTGGTCGCTCCCTTCGACGAGAGGGCCTATGCCGAAGAACTGGCGGCTCTGATGCGCGACGAGGAGCTGCGCCGTGCGATGCAGCCTGCAATGATCGCCAAAGTGTCCGAATATTCGCTCGAGAACACGGGCAGGATGTGGGACCGCATGTTCGACGAACTGACCGGCGAATGA
- a CDS encoding porin family protein, with product MKKSRLFNGFPTLRPCWAAALLLTLVCSLPAAAQWRVGVTAGYSYNKLCMDTGYAYDMRYDERGGFTVGIPVQYDFFDWLGVRAEVDFVQKGHKMHRTDIFQKMYTDTRNNYLQIPVMASFSFGGQRVRGFLNAGGYIGGWLSSHRSGVAWRWFGDEEGDKDGMITSGNRYEFDEKVPFYSRRDRRFEAGLAGDLGVSCRITPRLEVQVEGRCYYALTDMQKDYMKFRIPRYNTTFVVQAGCNVILGKIKN from the coding sequence ATGAAAAAATCTCGACTTTTCAACGGATTCCCGACCTTGCGGCCCTGCTGGGCCGCAGCATTGCTGTTGACGCTGGTCTGTTCGCTCCCTGCCGCGGCCCAATGGCGCGTCGGCGTTACGGCGGGCTACTCATACAACAAGCTGTGCATGGACACGGGCTACGCCTACGACATGCGCTACGACGAGCGCGGCGGCTTTACGGTCGGTATTCCCGTGCAATACGACTTCTTCGACTGGCTGGGCGTGCGCGCCGAGGTGGATTTCGTGCAGAAAGGACACAAGATGCACCGTACGGATATCTTTCAGAAAATGTACACCGATACGCGCAACAACTACCTGCAAATCCCCGTGATGGCCAGTTTTTCGTTCGGCGGACAGCGCGTGCGCGGATTCCTCAATGCCGGCGGCTACATCGGCGGCTGGCTGTCGAGCCACCGCAGCGGCGTAGCGTGGCGCTGGTTCGGCGATGAAGAGGGTGACAAGGATGGAATGATTACCTCCGGCAACCGGTATGAATTCGACGAAAAGGTCCCGTTTTATTCGCGTCGCGACAGGCGTTTCGAGGCGGGCCTTGCGGGCGACTTGGGTGTCAGTTGCCGCATTACGCCGCGACTGGAGGTGCAGGTCGAGGGACGCTGTTACTATGCGTTGACCGACATGCAGAAGGATTACATGAAATTCCGGATTCCCCGCTACAACACCACGTTCGTCGTTCAGGCGGGCTGCAACGTCATTTTAGGTAAAATTAAAAACTAA
- a CDS encoding S41 family peptidase — MRHLKYMLLLFVALLTSACRDEAPELMNPNERQLLNTPSQVFESFWHGMNNSYVFWDVDPTDWDKVYDDYLPRFRELDKLETVKTETLQELYDEICKNLVDHHYALQIYNPQASPEEVEEGDVWTWTYPGADEVRARDYYHEPFYRKDLLSCIGKYESEGRISDFVMGENEAMYACSYNIDDGIIYLRLSAFMIYEAKRDDPNDTVLNAVDNYLRLVMETPEIKGVILDVRGNGGGYLNDSKYTLRPLIDKELLINYTRTKEGLGRFDYGPWVPSILAPAEEHRKVEAPIVVLADVNSVSMSEATAMAVSSFPNGCVVGERTFGGQGTLTGNYKLFYCGQIENYAVDIYTTTVVTKDVKGVIHEGVGIVPDIEVFYDEEAMKAGRDVQLDRAVQYIHTGE; from the coding sequence ATGAGACACCTTAAATATATGTTGCTCCTCTTCGTCGCACTGCTGACTTCCGCCTGCCGCGACGAAGCTCCCGAGCTGATGAATCCCAACGAACGGCAGTTGCTCAACACGCCGTCGCAGGTCTTCGAGTCCTTCTGGCACGGCATGAACAATTCCTACGTCTTCTGGGATGTCGACCCCACGGACTGGGACAAGGTCTACGACGACTACCTGCCCCGCTTCCGGGAACTGGACAAACTCGAAACCGTGAAGACCGAAACGTTGCAGGAGCTCTATGATGAGATATGCAAGAACCTTGTGGATCATCATTATGCCCTTCAGATTTACAATCCGCAGGCTTCTCCGGAGGAGGTCGAAGAAGGAGATGTCTGGACATGGACGTATCCCGGGGCCGATGAAGTCCGGGCCCGCGACTATTACCACGAGCCTTTCTATCGGAAGGACTTATTGTCCTGCATCGGCAAATACGAATCGGAAGGCCGTATCTCGGATTTCGTAATGGGGGAAAACGAGGCAATGTATGCCTGTTCGTACAACATCGACGACGGGATCATTTACCTGCGTCTTTCGGCGTTCATGATTTACGAAGCCAAAAGGGACGATCCGAACGATACGGTCCTGAATGCCGTCGACAACTACCTGCGGCTGGTTATGGAAACCCCCGAAATCAAAGGTGTCATTCTCGACGTGCGCGGCAACGGCGGCGGTTACCTGAACGATAGCAAATATACGCTCCGCCCGCTGATCGATAAAGAGCTGCTGATCAACTACACCCGCACCAAGGAGGGACTGGGACGTTTCGATTACGGGCCGTGGGTTCCTTCGATCCTTGCCCCGGCGGAAGAACACCGCAAGGTGGAGGCTCCGATCGTCGTGCTGGCGGATGTCAATTCCGTAAGCATGTCCGAAGCGACAGCCATGGCGGTTTCGAGCTTTCCCAACGGCTGTGTCGTCGGAGAACGTACGTTCGGCGGGCAGGGAACACTCACTGGTAACTACAAACTCTTCTATTGCGGACAGATCGAAAACTATGCTGTAGATATCTATACCACGACCGTGGTGACGAAGGACGTAAAGGGCGTCATCCATGAGGGCGTGGGCATTGTGCCCGATATCGAGGTGTTCTACGACGAAGAGGCGATGAAGGCCGGCAGGGACGTGCAGCTCGACCGGGCCGTCCAGTATATCCATACGGGCGAATAG
- the ettA gene encoding energy-dependent translational throttle protein EttA, with protein MADEKIIFSMVGVSKTFTNQKRVLNNIYLSFFYGAKIGIIGLNGSGKSTLMKIIAGLDKNFDGEVVFSPGYTVGYLEQEPKLDDSKTVREIVEEGCAATVALLKEYEEINMKMCEPMDDDAMAKLIDRQGELYEKIDQCNGWELDSVLERAMDALRCPDPDEPVKHLSGGERRRVALCRLLLQQPDVLLLDEPTNHLDAESIDWLEQHLQQYKGTVIAVTHDRYFLDNVAGWILELDRGEGIPWKGNYSGWLDQKTTRMAMEEKQESKRRKTLERELEWVRMSPSGRHAKSKARLSAYDKMMNEDTKQKEEKLEIFIPNGPRLGDVVIEAHEVSKAFGDRVLYEGLEFSLPPAGIVGVIGPNGTGKTTLFRMIMGLEEPTSGSFRVGPTVKLAYVDQQHKSIDPEKTVFEVISGGLDLMTLGNRQVNARAYVARFNFSGADQEKKCGMLSGGERNRLHLALALKEEGNVLLLDEPTNDIDVNTLRALEEGLENFAGCAVVISHDRWFLDRIATHILSFEGDSKVVFYEGSYSEYEAWKKAQGGDTQPHRVRYKKLMA; from the coding sequence ATGGCAGACGAAAAAATCATCTTTTCGATGGTCGGCGTAAGCAAGACCTTCACCAACCAGAAACGGGTGCTCAACAACATCTACCTCTCCTTTTTCTACGGCGCCAAAATCGGCATCATCGGTCTGAACGGCTCGGGTAAATCGACCCTGATGAAGATCATCGCCGGACTGGACAAGAATTTCGACGGCGAAGTGGTCTTCTCGCCCGGTTATACGGTGGGTTACCTCGAGCAGGAGCCCAAGTTGGACGACTCGAAGACGGTCCGCGAGATCGTCGAGGAGGGCTGCGCGGCTACCGTGGCACTGCTCAAGGAGTACGAGGAGATCAACATGAAGATGTGCGAGCCGATGGATGACGACGCGATGGCCAAACTGATCGACCGTCAGGGCGAGCTGTACGAGAAGATCGACCAGTGCAACGGCTGGGAGCTGGACAGCGTGCTGGAGCGCGCGATGGACGCCCTGCGGTGCCCCGATCCCGACGAGCCGGTGAAGCACCTCTCGGGCGGTGAGCGCCGCCGTGTGGCCCTGTGCCGCCTGCTGTTGCAGCAGCCCGACGTGTTGCTGCTCGACGAGCCCACCAACCACCTCGACGCCGAGTCGATCGACTGGCTGGAACAGCACTTGCAGCAATACAAGGGTACGGTGATCGCCGTGACCCACGACCGTTATTTTCTCGACAACGTCGCCGGGTGGATTCTCGAACTCGACCGCGGCGAGGGCATCCCTTGGAAGGGCAACTACTCGGGCTGGCTCGACCAGAAGACCACCCGCATGGCCATGGAGGAGAAGCAGGAGTCGAAGCGCCGCAAGACCCTCGAACGCGAGCTGGAATGGGTGCGCATGTCGCCCTCGGGCCGTCATGCCAAGTCCAAGGCGCGTCTGTCGGCCTACGACAAGATGATGAACGAGGACACGAAGCAGAAGGAGGAGAAGCTGGAAATATTCATCCCCAACGGCCCGCGTCTGGGCGACGTGGTGATCGAGGCGCACGAGGTTTCGAAAGCCTTCGGCGACCGCGTGCTGTACGAGGGGCTGGAGTTCTCGCTGCCCCCTGCCGGCATCGTGGGCGTCATCGGCCCCAACGGTACGGGCAAGACCACCCTCTTCCGGATGATTATGGGTCTCGAGGAGCCTACGAGCGGTTCGTTCCGCGTGGGCCCGACGGTGAAACTGGCCTATGTGGACCAGCAGCACAAGTCGATCGACCCCGAAAAGACGGTTTTCGAGGTGATCTCGGGCGGTCTGGACCTGATGACGCTGGGCAACCGGCAGGTCAACGCCCGCGCCTATGTCGCCCGTTTCAACTTTTCGGGAGCCGATCAGGAGAAGAAGTGCGGCATGCTGTCGGGCGGCGAGCGCAACCGCCTCCATCTGGCACTCGCGCTCAAGGAAGAGGGCAATGTCCTGCTGCTCGACGAGCCGACCAACGACATCGACGTCAATACGCTGCGGGCCTTGGAGGAGGGTCTCGAGAACTTCGCCGGATGCGCCGTCGTCATTTCGCACGACCGCTGGTTCCTCGACCGTATCGCCACGCACATTCTCTCGTTCGAGGGCGACTCGAAGGTGGTCTTCTACGAGGGTTCCTACTCGGAGTACGAAGCGTGGAAAAAGGCGCAGGGCGGCGACACGCAGCCCCACCGCGTACGTTACAAAAAACTGATGGCATAA